The Vanessa tameamea isolate UH-Manoa-2023 chromosome 31, ilVanTame1 primary haplotype, whole genome shotgun sequence genome includes the window CCGCTAGATGGCATTAGTGCGCCTTCATCACCATCAACCAATCAGAGCAGCGCTTTTAACATCCATAATAAGCGATTCAAATAAATCTCTTTCAGACGCTAAAACATCGTTCCGATCCCACAGAAGTACCAGACATTGAACACGAAAAAACTGAATCTCGTTATAAAGAAAATCCAATGAAAAATGTCGAAACGAAACCGTTGCCAACGATTCAGAGTTTGCGAAATAACTGCATAGAGACGGACAGACATGTTTTTGAATGTCGCATCGATAAGCTGGTTCAGCAGAGTGTCAACCATATGTATAAAGGGAAGACGGAGAAGCGAGTTTACGCGAAGACGATATTCTTAGACGGAAAGAAAGGTGTTGGGTCGGCGAAAGTCGATGGCGTCGATGGGGTCCTGGATCTTTGTGTCAAGGAGAAGAAGAGGAGTCACGGCAGGAAGCAATTGGCGCCCAGAAGGATAACGTATTGCGATGATAATGACGGTAAGTGCACACCTTTAAATGTATTAACGAACGTGTTACTTGTTCAAGGTCAAATCGAGAACCGAGTTTGATGGGTAATGAAATTTCGTATCAAGGAGGCTTGAACTCCGAGGAACTTTTTATATGCCGCTCCCAGTCCCAGGCCTCCGAAACGGTTGTGAGGTCGCAGAAGCTGGTAATAGGACTGAAGCGCCCATTTTTAGAGCAGACGTTAACATATCCAAAACATGTTGAATACTTTGACTTATGCTTGAAGCAAAAATATCAGTGTTCATTGACATCACTTGATATTTAAGCTTATATAAATGTGTCTTATATGTCGATCTAATACtctggtaataataataattaataaataaatattggacaacatcacatacattactctgatcccaatgtaagtagttaaagcacttgtgttatggaagatcagaactaacgacggtacaaacacccagacccgagacgacatagaaaactaatgaactttttctacatcggaacctcggagtggcgtaaccatgaaaaccggtgtacacactactcgaccacggaggtcgtcaatatttGATAATCTCATATATTTGTCCAAATAACGCCACCCAAACCCGTGGTCGGCTAGATTAGAAAGGAATTTAAAGAAATGACCAATATTCCTATTTAGCCCTCTGTTAAGTGGAGACGACAACAGCATAACGCGTCTGGGTCAAACGTGCTACTTCTTACATCAGTAGACACCCCGCAATCCATCGCGCTTTTGACGCTTggaaactatttataaatacgcCAAAGAGATATAACTATGTGcacatttttttctgtaatcgatatgcggactggcaaatggtcaccaccgacaatggcgctgtaagaaatattaaccattccttacatcaccaatgtgccaccgacctagggaactaagatgttatgtctcttgtgcctgtagttacactggctcactcacccttcaaaccggtacccaacaataccaagtatttattagcggcagaatatctgatgagtgggtggtcaACCCAGACAGGTTTGCTCATAGTCCTAccaccaaatttaatttaagccttTTCATTCCATGCATATATCaacagttataaaattatataaaaaataaatcgttgaACATCAAATAGAGAATTTGAAATAATCAAATTTGATTTCATAGGTAAAGAAGTTTCTTGGAATTCTGCGTTTGCATGGACCCCTCTCGGGTGAAGGCCTCTTCCTTTTTATCTAAGATACTTCACCTTGAATTCTTGTGACTATAGGAATCACACCCCGTCAGGTGGAGGCCACCTCCAAAgaacatacaaaattaatgcattttttttatcctaaCTTCACCTTAAATTCTTCTGACTATAGTCGTTTTTTTCCATTTCCAGATCGTGTCCTCGATTTGAAGATAAAAAAGTAACCCAGTGACATTCTTAGACAGTTAAaccttaaaattataagtagCCATTATATGtagaccaaaaataaataaataattgcacagataaaaaatactacagataattattttttaaatctgtttaaACCGTTTTATAATGCtacatgttaaaaaattaatctaaaagattatattatttaaacaaaaaaaaaaaaacgtaagtcgtatattttttatctgtgcgaAATcacagattttatatttttaaatattatgaacggTGTAAGGACCACAACGTATatacaagaaaattaattaattatggcgttatatttggtaaaattttacacaataatCTAAAAGATTTTATCGTATATGAAAATGTTATGTCTCTAGAttacttattattgtaaaataattgttattagttaaacgatactatataatattctcTGACAGGAATAATGGAATCATtgttaaacaaaacatttgtaaattatattgttaatatccGATAGAATGTTTGCAGAATAACACAACCATACTTTAAAATTAGCACGAGTATTTTCTAGAACAtgcatatatattgaaatactaagttttgctgtttggcagtatgATATATTACTTCTATAGGATATGTTACCACTGCTAAAAATACAtgtaatgtgaaatattttgttttctgcaaatattatattgtgttgcatattatagtataaaaatcttcatatatatttaaaaaaataataacctggTATTGACTTCCTAAGCTAACTTGTTATtttgtagaatatttaaaaaaaatctagagacggtttatttttttcatgtaaagcaatggtatatatttttacagtctAAAATACACCAAGAAATATGtaactatatttgtttataggtaatgtgaacatttttaaaagtatggtaTTTTTATTCTATGGGCGTCATGAAATATATTGCAATTGGAGTGCAAAGTTTTGTAATGGTTCAGATAACTTTATTGATGCTATCTTGTGCACTTTTACGTCTATTTGAAGTTAGTTGTTAAAGATACGAAAACTTTTTGTTGAGATTAATGTTCCAATgaacataattaaacaattgaaaattaagtccattatgaatgttttatacatgatatatttatgaaatatattaaaagataaaaaatatttttggagaaAACGCGTTTattaattgttgttaaaatttatgtacataaaaaagaGATTACCTCTTAAAACCAAATTGGCGGGAAAACAGCGCGGATAATGTGGCCATTTTGAATTTAGACTACTAGTAAGTAACAAAGTTCAGTCTTGATCTTTAAAGAGAGTTTTGAtacttatataaacatacaaatttcTTACTTAAATGTAGCTTTTTAGTTGTTCGCGCTGTTTAACGTAGTTTATAATAACCAATCGAATTCCGTACACAAATCAATTGAGTAATAATAGCCGGCATCAGTCGATTACAGAAGGGcagcggggggggggggggggtcgagTTCGCGTCCATGCTCGGCCCAATTAAAGCAGCGAATGACAAGCGAGAGACCAATAGAAGACAAGCAACGAGTGACGGACCAATCACGTGTAACTCGGTGAAACCGGCTCTTCCTTTTCCCCGAAAAAACATTTTGCCCACGACTTATGCCGCTAACTATAATTGGTACACCTTCATTACTTGTCTaaattagtgttgcatatcgatagtccactatcgatagactatcgatagttaaggtgttagagatcgatagctccccatgagcaatactatcgatagtattacttttaacctaaactatctaTAGTCCaacactatcgatagtatcaatagtattgcttacagagaacTATAGTAACCGTCATGAGAAGCTATAAATTTCGTAAACAAGTGTTCAGGAGTTCACAACATTTGgaccaacaaaaaaaatgaatttgtttaagatttaataaattattaagtaacaagtattaattaacatatattatttaagaattaacatatattatttcctGAGATGTACTGGCTACTGGCTccattatacataataacaaataaaattaacgcaacaattacaacaacaataaaaaagtgaTAACGAAACAATAACTGCGACGGACGCGTTCCGGTACCAAAAAACACAAACGATAGCGCTTTGCGTCGTTAAAATATGATCCGACTAAATTAAATAGGTTGTTACTTTCATATAAACCGTCTATATTTCATGTCGATTGAATAtggtcaatttattattatctcgcagtataaaatgtttacttagTAAAAGAtgtttgtttacataatttatagctTCTCGTGACGGGTACTATAGTAGCGACTACTAATTTGAAGTATTACGGCAATTCTTACATTTACGCAGATTCACAAACCTTAAGGTCTTTTGTCGCAGTaaaacgttagcgcgatttaaaatacaagtaacgccatctattatcacaaatgaaatgtttacactttatataattatattttgtaaatgtttataggtatataaattttaagctcGAATTTAAATTCGttcatagataaatattttattgtatttttcgtAGATTACAATAATGAATGCGGTAATcacttaaattaacatattttaattaatacactttttttatataacattcttatagtttaaaaaatatatatcacaattaAGTTCAGAACCTTCGTGTTTTGAAGGAATAGATTTCTTTTCTGTTCATTTGTCTGTTTataagaattgtattttttataaataaattactcgaATTGTTTGCTTAAggaaactaaaaattaataatttcaaaaaaagaagcAACGCTTTAAGCAACACTACAAACCTCCGAAACGCGCATCATCCGGTATgagttagttatatttatattcgtgtagtatttattttcagttgGAGAACACAAACAGTCACCTATAATGAATATATGATGACGAACGATTCACCGGAGTCATCGTGAAAGTATAATGCTAGAGGGCGacaagttttatatacatatataaaataaattccctcTTAAATCCAAATTGGCGGGAAAACAGCGCGGAGAATATGGTCACCATTTTGAATTTAGACTATTAGGAAGTAACAGTTTTGCTCCGGTATAAACAAGACTTTATTATAGTAGAGttaagatattaattttcaacattattagaaaaatcgctttagaaaaaaaaaatgttttttttttaactgtataatttgtttaattactatattatttaaaccatGTTTTTAATCGCATACCAGTTAAATGTATCATGTTTTGTAAAAGGCaccaaataattttaagttttttatgtattttgtccAGATGTAGTataggtagtttttttttaattattcgttaaaGATACGATTTTTACAAGtccacaatttaattataagtacgaAACAACTATATTATGTGATGttgagttttaataaataactaagttacctatttattttattattaatctagaTACTTAAGTTCCCGTCCTTTTGATAGtcaccacttttttttttttaatcaaattatacttcggtactatagttttatattgttttgccGTTGTTTATTTCTTCATTCAAATCataaacaatgataaaaaaacattaatatgttGAGTTCATTAACGTTGGCgtcctatttaaattaataattatgatgattttgTGTTAAAGAAAAAGATAgaaaatgttaaagaaaattTGTAATGATATTGCGCCACtagtgtttatttttcaaactagCAGTGTACCGAGCAGCGCCATCTATTATCCAGTAGTGCATTTA containing:
- the LOC113395441 gene encoding uncharacterized protein LOC113395441; protein product: MDDYGKHAPSYQLDQEILDARGINMTVEEVAGLPTCKYTERVQSLILNDDDLAFLKGLRRRIKNRLASQNSRRRSMEHLRRLTRELRAVRACREDALSERRALLESRTELRKSFSLLRNHVLQTLKHRSDPTEVPDIEHEKTESRYKENPMKNVETKPLPTIQSLRNNCIETDRHVFECRIDKLVQQSVNHMYKGKTEKRVYAKTIFLDGKKGVGSAKVDGVDGVLDLCVKEKKRSHGRKQLAPRRITYCDDNDDRVLDLKIKK